A window of the Anopheles stephensi strain Indian chromosome Y unlocalized genomic scaffold, UCI_ANSTEP_V1.0 chrY30, whole genome shotgun sequence genome harbors these coding sequences:
- the LOC118515203 gene encoding uncharacterized protein LOC118515203: MLQNSAFGTPMLDGKPVLPEIYSHHQTVDKLDIVAEPQQLTIYNNNNADIAYRNSSSILAPPRYAVERSTPTVEHDGWYGRLLDHTNYTRHTPEPAAHDVQPLKTEDNTSQRNDEITPNAADGEEVLIGTCQQHMVPHAQTPAEEVTQPQDNIAAAVACRPKKKAGQRRPMNAFILFCKRHRSVLKEHYPEESRETTKKLGKWWKNATAKQKKPYQLLAEKNKTKFLDVNPGFRWCKSSTMASCDKNVDDEPVLSKVKTEPMETEPEATLSPDLLEAAQALLSLRGSVEDRRPLTTFKLADDSDMESLNKLCVETRQCGDRADAGQPWKPRYNRVSESDQCSTGVGNVPDQVNDGTESTTRAARSCKAKRYYDFMSHMYPSVQAKRATSSKKTQKAHNDRTSRNRESNTGCLVEPTDVEALNKNLERELDKELMNIPALSIDLFRAIQNNEQNTTEPCHLASGSKATTKIFMRPSSPEATTDYTRSTPENRISVVPSTVQPVPPPATNPVGCRKRKQPREKIIRYVLPRTDQR, translated from the exons ATGCTACAAAACAGTGCCTTCGGGACACCGATGCTGGACGGCAAACCGGTATTGCCTGAGATTTACTCCCATCATCAAACAGTGGACAAACTGGACATCGTCGCAGAACCTCAACAGCTCACGATCTACAACAACAATAATGCGGACATAGCCtatcgcaacagcagcagtatccTCGCACCTCCAAGATATGCCGTCGAGAGATCAACTCCAACCGTCGAACACGATGGCTGGTATGGCCGTCTGTTGGACCATACAAACTACACACGGCACACGCCGGAACCAGCAGCGCACGATGTTCAACCATTAAAGACTGAGGACAACACATCACAGCGCAACGACGAGATTACTCCGAATGCTGCCGATGGTGAGGAGGTGCTTATTGGCACGTGCCAGCAGCACATGGTGCCACACGCCCAAACGCCGGCCGAGGAAGTCACACAACCGCAAGACAACATCGCGGCTGCTGTGGCGTGCAGACCGAAGAAGAAAGCAGGACAGCGGCGGCCAATGAATGCGTTCATCCTTTTTTGTAAACGGCATCGGTCAGTGTTGAAGGAACACTACCCGGAGGAAAGCag GGAAACCACAAAAAAGCTTGgcaaatggtggaaaaatgcaacagcgaaacagaaaaaaccctACCAGCTGCTGGCGGAAAAG AACAAAACTAAGTTTCTGGACGTTAATCCAGGTTTCCGGTGGTGCAAAAGTTCCACCATGGCGTCGTGTGACAAAAACGTTGATGACGAACCAGTTTTGAGTAAAGTAAAGACTGAGCCAATGGAGACCGAACCGGAGGCAACCCTATCGCCTGATCTATTGGAGGCGGCCCAAGCTTTGTTGAGCTTGCGTGGAAGCGTCGAGGATCGCCGTCCGCTCACTACGTTCAAGCTGGCGGATGATTCGGACATGGAAAGCTTAAACAAACTTTGCGTCGAAACGCGCCAGTGCGGTGATAGAGCAG ATGCGGGACAGCCTTGGAAGCCACGATACAACCGAGTTTCCGAATCAGATCAATGTTCCACTGGTGTTGGTAATGTcccggatcaggttaatgatgGTACCGAAAGCACAACTCGTGCTGCTAGGTCTTGTAAGGCCAAGCGGTACTATGACTTTATGAGTCATATGTACCCGAGTGTGCAGGCCAAACGTGCCACTAGCTCGAAGAAAACGCAGAAGGCGCACAATGATCGTACCAGTCGGAATCGCGAGTCAAATACGGGATGTCTAGTGGAACCCACAGATGTAGAAGCATTGAACAAAAACCTGGAACGGGAACTAGACAAAGAGCTTATGAACATACCCGCGCTTAGTATCGATCTTTTCCGTGCCATTCAGAACAACGAACAGAACACCACAGAACCCTGCCATCTAGCGTCTGGCTCGAAAGCCACAACAAAGATTTTCATGCGGCCATCGTCTCCGGAAGCTACTACCGACTATACAAGGTCTACGCCGGAAAACCGGATTTCTGTGGTGCCATCGACCGTGCAACCGGTACCACCGCCAGCCACCAATCCCGTCGGTTGCCGGAAGCGGAAGCAACCGCGAGAAAAAATAATCCGGTATGTCCTACCCAGGACTGACCAAAGATAG